A single window of Odocoileus virginianus isolate 20LAN1187 ecotype Illinois unplaced genomic scaffold, Ovbor_1.2 Unplaced_Contig_56, whole genome shotgun sequence DNA harbors:
- the SLC25A53 gene encoding solute carrier family 25 member 53, translated as MGEQNHSPGKDLQPWTRKEAPGKRSWHSHAYALGAISNFVSTFLTFPIYKVMFRQQIHAVAVSEAVRQLWHEGPQYFYRGIYPPLLSKTLQGTLLFGTYDSMLFCLSPVGPHSLGHRWAAGLMSGVVEAVALSPFERVQNVLQDGRKQVRFPSTFSILKEFHSYGLWGRLSQGYYRGFWPVLLRNSLGSALYFSFKDPIQNSLAEQGLPHWVPALVSGSVNGTITCLVLYPLIVLVANMQSHIGWQSMPSLWASVQDVWDTRGRKVFLIYRGGSLVILRSSVTWGLTTAIHDFLQRRYHSRKELKD; from the coding sequence ATGGGGGAACAAAACCACTCTCCCGGGAAGGACCTTCAGCCCTGGACACGAAAAGAGGCTCCAGGAAAGAGAAGCTGGCACTCCCATGCCTACGCCCTTGGTGCCATTTCCAACTTTGTGTCTACTTTTCTGACCTTTCCTATCTATAAGGTTATGTTCCGGCAACAGATCCATGCTGTGGCGGTGTCAGAGGCTGTGAGGCAGCTTTGGCATGAAGGCCCTCAATACTTCTACCGGGGAATCTACCCGCCTCTTCTCTCCAAGACATTGCAAGGGACTCTGCTGTTTGGGACTTACGATAGCATGCTATTTTGTCTCTCCCCTGTTGGGCCACACTCCCTGGGGCACCGCTGGGCTGCAGGGCTCATGTCTGGTGTGGTGGAGGCTGTGGCACTCAGCCCCTTTGAGAGGGTGCAAAATGTGCTCCAAGATGGTCGCAAGCAAGTTCGCTTTCCCAGCACCTTCAGCATTCTCAAGGAATTTCACTCTTATGGGCTTTGGGGCCGGCTGTCACAGGGTTACTATCGTGGTTTCTGGCCTGTCCTTCTCAGGAACAGCCTGGGGAGTGCTCTGTATTTCTCCTTCAAGGATCCCATCCAGAATAGCTTGGCAGAGCAGGGCCTGCCCCACTGGGTTCCTGCCTTGGTGTCTGGGAGTGTCAATGGAACAATCACCTGCCTAGTTCTGTATCCTCTGATTGTGCTGGTTGCCAATATGCAGTCCCACATTGGCTGGCAGAGCATGCCAAGCTTGTGGGCCTCTGTCCAGGATGTGTGGGACACTCGGGGCCGAAAGGTATTTCTGATCTACCGGGGAGGTTCCTTGGTCATCCTAAGGTCCAGTGTAACCTGGGGCCTCACTACTGCTATCCATGACTTCCTGCAGAGGAGGTATCATTCCAGGAAAGAGCTGAAAGACTGA